In the Geobacter sp. FeAm09 genome, one interval contains:
- a CDS encoding exosortase system-associated protein, TIGR04073 family, whose protein sequence is MGQLRSLVATALLLAASLCVQPAQATDQFKTVETSTPQEVVGGMSVKMVRGVANATLGWWELPKQVYQTFHEEGVGMGLTVGPLKGLGMTLVRTLSGVGEVLTFPFPYPGFYAPYFEPEFVWQKERK, encoded by the coding sequence ATGGGGCAGCTTCGTTCTCTGGTGGCGACGGCCCTCCTTCTGGCGGCAAGCCTCTGTGTGCAGCCGGCCCAGGCTACGGACCAGTTTAAAACGGTGGAGACCTCGACCCCCCAGGAGGTGGTGGGGGGCATGTCCGTCAAGATGGTCCGCGGGGTGGCCAATGCTACGCTGGGATGGTGGGAGTTGCCGAAGCAGGTCTATCAGACCTTTCACGAGGAAGGGGTTGGGATGGGGCTCACCGTCGGCCCGCTCAAGGGGCTCGGCATGACGCTGGTCAGGACGTTGAGCGGCGTGGGCGAGGTACTTACCTTTCCTTTCCCCTACCCCGGTTTTTACGCCCCTTATTTCGAACCGGAATTCGTCTGGCAGAAGGAACGGAAATAG
- a CDS encoding FmdB family zinc ribbon protein — translation MPVYEYCCSACNHQFELRQKFSDPPASECPKCGGAVEKMISATSFSLKGGGWFDQGYCPKTDAPKPAACAGGGCCGGH, via the coding sequence ATGCCTGTCTACGAGTATTGTTGTTCCGCTTGCAACCATCAGTTCGAGCTCCGCCAGAAATTTTCCGATCCGCCGGCCAGCGAATGCCCCAAGTGCGGCGGGGCCGTGGAAAAAATGATATCCGCCACCAGTTTCAGCCTGAAAGGGGGCGGCTGGTTCGATCAGGGATACTGCCCAAAGACGGATGCCCCTAAACCGGCGGCCTGTGCGGGCGGCGGCTGTTGCGGGGGGCACTGA
- the galU gene encoding UTP--glucose-1-phosphate uridylyltransferase GalU, with protein sequence MKVKKAVFPVAGLGTRFLPATKSSPKEMLPLIDKPLVQYVVEEAVASGIEQILFVTGRGKRAIEDHFDISIELEWHLEEKGKQKTLKAIREIAEMLDIFYVRQKKALGLGHAILCAKDFVGNEPFAVLLGDDIIDSERPCLRQLLDVFEERAGSVLALEKVPMENISSYGCVKANRLSEHVFQVEDMVEKPRQEEAPSDMAIIGRYVLTPRIFKILEQQEPGKGGEIQLTDAILKLSKEEAVYGCLFEGLRHDCGDKLGFLKATVDMALKRSEFKVEFERYLHQRLAQ encoded by the coding sequence ATGAAAGTCAAGAAAGCGGTATTTCCGGTTGCCGGACTCGGCACCAGGTTTCTACCGGCCACCAAGTCCTCACCAAAGGAAATGCTGCCGCTGATCGACAAGCCGCTGGTGCAGTACGTGGTCGAGGAGGCGGTTGCCTCGGGTATCGAGCAGATCCTGTTCGTCACCGGCAGGGGCAAGCGGGCCATTGAGGACCATTTCGACATCTCCATCGAACTGGAATGGCACCTGGAGGAAAAGGGGAAACAGAAGACCCTGAAGGCCATCCGCGAAATCGCGGAAATGCTCGATATCTTTTATGTCCGCCAAAAGAAGGCGCTCGGCCTGGGGCACGCCATCCTCTGCGCCAAGGATTTTGTGGGCAACGAGCCTTTTGCCGTCCTTCTGGGCGACGACATCATCGACAGCGAACGCCCCTGCTTGCGGCAACTGCTGGATGTTTTCGAAGAGCGCGCCGGCTCGGTGCTGGCGCTGGAGAAGGTCCCCATGGAGAACATTTCCTCCTACGGCTGCGTAAAGGCGAACCGGCTCTCCGAGCACGTCTTCCAGGTCGAGGACATGGTGGAGAAGCCCCGGCAGGAGGAAGCGCCTTCGGACATGGCCATCATCGGCCGCTACGTCCTGACGCCGCGGATCTTCAAGATTCTGGAGCAGCAGGAACCGGGGAAGGGGGGGGAGATCCAGCTTACCGACGCCATCCTCAAACTTTCAAAGGAAGAGGCGGTCTACGGCTGTCTTTTCGAGGGATTGCGCCACGACTGCGGCGACAAGCTGGGCTTCCTCAAGGCCACGGTGGACATGGCCCTGAAACGGAGCGAGTTTAAGGTGGAATTCGAGCGCTACCTGCATCAGAGACTGGCACAGTGA